A window of the Phaseolus vulgaris cultivar G19833 chromosome 5, P. vulgaris v2.0, whole genome shotgun sequence genome harbors these coding sequences:
- the LOC137835356 gene encoding uncharacterized protein: protein MSAATRAWIVASSIGAVEALKDQLGVCRWNYALRSLQQHAKSNIRSYTQAKSLSSVTSAAVPNKVNRTKEESMRKVMDLGCWGPNTIRF, encoded by the coding sequence ATGAGTGCAGCTACTAGAGCTTGGATTGTGGCATCCAGCATAGGGGCAGTGGAGGCCTTGAAGGATCAACTGGGGGTGTGCAGGTGGAACTATGCCTTGAGGTCGCTCCAGCAGCATGCCAAGAGCAACATCAGATCATACACTCAGGCCAAGAGCTTGTCCTCTGTCACTTCTGCTGCAGTTCCCAACAAGGTTAATAGGACCAAGGAGGAGTCCATGAGGAAAGTCATGGACTTGGGTTGTTGGGGTCCCAATACTATAAGGTTTTAG
- the LOC137834468 gene encoding uncharacterized protein, producing MSASTKAWVVASSIGAVEALKDQLGVCRWNCALRLLQQHAKNNIRSYSQATKSSSAASSASLSHQKINRTKEESMNKVMEFNCWGPTTTRF from the coding sequence ATGAGTGCATCAACAAAAGCATGGGTGGTTGCTTCAAGCATTGGAGCAGTGGAAGCCTTGAAAGACCAACTAGGGGTTTGCAGATGGAACTGTGCTCTGAGGTTATTGCAGCAACATGCCAAGAACAACATCAGATCTTATAGTCAAGCTACCAAATCCTCTTCTGCTGCATCTTCTGCTTCACTTTCCCACCAGAAGATCAACCGAACCAAAGAAGAGTCCATGAACAAAGTCATGGAATTCAATTGCTGGGGTCCCACCACTACCAGATTCTAG
- the LOC137835355 gene encoding probable disease resistance protein At4g27220, translating to MATRIIEGLVKTREIYTLILDMLCGFNGFNDNVQMLEMKLEELCSLEHDINKELEIEELEHGKKRKREVENWLRNVHRKKNEVYGKVQDLRYGGVFRNFKLIVQVKKLTGQVTDLVGRGRFPEGIVGSAQESRGYALLTTELAGAMFQKNVRKIWDWLMNDGVLMIGVYGMGGVGKTSVLIHIHNMLLTAVTNFESVFWVTISQSFSIHKLQCDVAKIVGIDISKESDERKRAARLSWALMRRKRCVLFLDDVWNHFPLERVGIPVRADGLKLVLTSRSLDVCRRMNCQNSVKVEPLSMEEAWTLFVDNLGQQTTFSPEVEQVARSVAKQCAGLPLAIITMARSMRGVEEICEWRHTLEELRNTKVKPKEMEMEVLGVLRFSYDHLNDKMVQQCFLCCALYPEDFEIDRDVLIESFVDEGLVNGMKSLEATFNEGHTILNKLENICLLGKVENYVGGKKCTGLQDASSHIAISMMKMGCQHVEPIDSVEGYYVGSQLVKMHDLVRAMAINVIKVNNHFLVKAGLQLTKIPDEVEWTEDLEKVSLMCNWIHEIPTDISPRCPKLRTLILKHNESLTRISDSFFVHMSALEVLDLSFTDIEVLPKSVSELSTLTALLLTSCKRLKHMPSLAKLQSLLRLDLSFTAITEMPQGLQTLVNLKWLNLYAKDLVSSGKQIAKLTRLQFLILHWWSRKIKVKVEYISCLRKLETFAANLYNMHHFNAYVKIMHIYGPRSYLLQLDTEESLGNSPWCCFAEVCLRKDVIISNCKIRTGETPLILPLDIQRLKVERCHDIQSLCDVMSLKNATSFRRCEIADCDGQEYMFSLSCSSSCCTSLHSLESLELYSLKNLLSLCKEDEVVAQIFPPGRAFTCLKYFFIYRCPIIKKLLTPRLLAYLPNMEEITVHNCKSMEEIISVDGTDYESYGGKKSYVTNRDTIIVTHSKLMSLSLKHLPELRSISSGQMLCESLQNIRIFKCPKLARLPETATPVQILYDSF from the coding sequence ATGGCCACTAGAATCATAGAAGGCTTGGTGAAAACCCGTGAAATATATACTCTAATCTTGGATATGCTCTGCGGATTCAACGGCTTCAATGACAATGTACAAATGCTCGAAATGAAGCTAGAAGAGCTTTGCAGCCTGGAACATGACATAAACAAAGAGCTAGAAATTGAAGAGCTAGAGCATGGCAAGAAAAGGAAACGagaagttgaaaattggttGAGAAATGTTCAcagaaagaaaaatgaagtGTATGGCAAGGTTCAGGATTTGAGATACGGTGGAGTGTTTAGGAATTTCAAGCTAATTGTACAAGTAAAGAAACTAACAGGACAAGTTACAGATCTTGTGGGGCGTGGTAGGTTCCCTGAAGGAATTGTGGGCAGTGCACAGGAATCTAGAGGATATGCATTGTTGACAACAGAATTAGCTGGTGCAATGTTTCAGAAAAATGTTCGTAAGATATGGGACTGGTTGATGAACGATGGTGTGTTGATGATTGGTGTGTATGGCATGGGAGGAGTGGGGAAAACAAGTGTGCTAATACACATACATAATATGCTTTTAACAGCGGTCACCAACTTTGAAAGTGTGTTTTGGGTGACTATCTCACAGTCATTTAGCATTCACAAATTGCAGTGTGATGTGGCAAAAATAGTTGGCATAGATATTTCAAAAGAAAGTGATGAAAGGAAAAGAGCAGCAAGATTATCATGGGCCTTGATGAGAAGGAAGAGATGTGTTCTTTTTCTAGATGATGTGTGGAATCATTTTCCTCTAGAGAGGGTTGGAATTCCTGTGAGAGCAGATGGGCTAAAATTGGTTTTGACAAGTCGTTCGTTAGACGTGTGTCGAAGGATGAATTGTCAAAACAGTGTCAAAGTTGAGCCTCTTTCTATGGAAGAAGCATGGACTTTATTTGTGGACAACCTTGGACAACAGACTACTTTTTCTCCAGAAGTAGAACAGGTTGCCAGATCTGTTGCAAAGCAATGTGCTGGTTTACCCCTAGCAATTATTACAATGGCCAGAAGCATGAGGGGAGTGGAAGAAATTTGTGAGTGGCGGCACACACTGGAAGAACTAAGAAACACAAAAGTAAAGCCGAaggaaatggaaatggaggtGCTCGGTGTGTTGAGATTTAGCTATGATCACTTGAATGATAAAATGGTCCAGCAGTGCTTCTTATGCTGTGCATTATATCCTGAAGATTTTGAAATAGACAGGGATGTTTTGATAGAAAGTTTTGTTGATGAGGGACTGGTGAATGGAATGAAAAGTTTGGAGGCTACGTTTAATGAAGGACACACCATACTGAATAAGCTTGAGAACATCTGTCTTTTGGGGAAAGTGGAAAATTATGTTGGTGGAAAGAAATGCACAGGACTACAGGATGCCAGCAGTCATATAGCTATCAGCATGATGAAAATGGGATGCCAACATGTGGAACCAATAGATAGTGTGGAAGGCTACTATGTGGGAAGTCAATTGGTGAAAATGCATGATTTGGTGAGAGCAATGGCTATTAATGTTATAAAGGTGAACAACCATTTCCTGGTGAAGGCTGGATTGCAATTGACAAAGATTCCTGATGAAGTAGAATGGACTGAGGACCTAGAGAAGGTTTCCTTGATGTGTAATTGGATACATGAAATTCCAACAGACATATCACCTAGGTGTCCTAAACTTAGAACCTTGATTTTGAAGCATAATGAATCCTTGACTAGGATCTCTGATTCGTTTTTTGTGCACATGTCTGCTCTTGAAGTTCTTGATTTGTCTTTCACAGACATTGAGGTTTTGCCAAAATCTGTGTCTGAGTTGAGTACCCTCACTGCTTTGTTGCTAACATCTTGTAAGCGATTAAAGCACATGCCTTCACTagcaaagcttcagtccttacTAAGGTTAGACCTATCTTTTACTGCAATCACAGAAATGCCTCAAGGTTTGCAAACGTTAGTAAACCTTAAATGGCTTAATCTTTATGCAAAAGATTTGGTGTCATCAGGAAAACAAATAGCAAAATTGACTCGTCTCCAATTTCTTATTCTCCATTGGTGGTCAAGAAAGATAAAAGTGAAAGTAGAGTATATATCATGCCTGAGAAAGTTGGAAACTTTTGCAGCTAACTTGTACAACATGCACCATTTCAATGCCTAtgtgaaaataatgcatatataTGGACCTAGAAGTTACCTTCTTCAGTTAGACACTGAAGAATCTCTTGGTAACTCTCCGTGGTGTTGTTTTGCTGAGGTTTGTTTGAGGAAGGATGTGATAATTTCAAATTGCAAAATCAGAACAGGAGAAACGCCCCTTATCCTCCCTCTAGACATTCAACGCTTGAAGGTTGAAAGATGTCATGACATTCAGAGCTTATGTGATGTTATGTCATTAAAAAACGCCACCTCTTTTAGGCGCTGTGAGATTGCAGACTGTGATGGACAAGAGTACATGTTTTCTTTATCTTGCTCTTCCTCATGTTGCACCTCTCTTCACAGCTTAGAATCATTGGAACTCTATAGCCTGAAAAACTTGCTTAGTCTATGTAAGGAAGATGAAGTTGTGGctcaaatctttccaccaggAAGAGCTTTTACTTGTTTGAAGTACTTTTTCATCTACCGTTGTCCAATTATCAAGAAGCTTCTGACACCTAGATTGCTAGCTTATCTACCAAACATGGAAGAGATAACTGTTCATAACTGCAAGTCAATGGAAGAAATAATTTCAGTTGATGGAACAGATTATGAAAGCTATGGGGGTAAAAAATCTTATGTGACTAATAGAGATACTATTATAGTCACACATTCAAAGTTAATGTCATTATCATTGAAGCACCTACCAGAACTCAGGAGCATAAGTAGTGGACAAATGTTGTGCGAGTCTCTCCAAAACATTAGGATCTTTAAATGTCCAAAACTAGCGAGGCTCCCAGAAACCGCTACCCCAGTTCAGATTTTGTACGATTCCTTCTAA